The following coding sequences are from one Ruminococcus flavefaciens AE3010 window:
- a CDS encoding helix-turn-helix domain-containing protein — protein MSNRLFQGLVHQMRDSIDATIGVVDETATIIACSDLTRVGTTNEFVSLDLSDSHDIFIRDGFTYKPFGSRVKPDYAVFVEGVDDAAAKYASILAIALSNIKQYYDEKYDRNNFIKNVILDNVLPGDIVIKARELHFNAEISRAVFLIRIISANDISAYDVIQNLFPDKNKDFVFNITETDIVLVKELKSAVDSKDLEKLARSIADTLSSEFYTRVNVGIGTAVVGVKDLARSFKEAQMALEVGKVFDTDKVIVSYDNLGIARLIYHLPTTLCETFLHEVFKVGSIESLDHETLFTIQKFFENNLNVSETSRKLFVHRNTLVYRLEKIKKLTGLDLREFDHAIIFKIALMVKKYLSANPVKF, from the coding sequence ATGTCCAACAGATTATTTCAGGGTTTAGTTCATCAGATGCGCGATTCTATCGACGCTACTATCGGTGTTGTTGACGAGACAGCTACGATCATTGCCTGCAGCGACCTTACTCGCGTGGGAACAACTAATGAGTTCGTATCTCTGGACCTCAGCGATTCACACGATATCTTTATCCGCGACGGCTTCACATACAAGCCCTTCGGTTCAAGAGTAAAGCCCGACTACGCTGTTTTCGTTGAAGGCGTAGACGACGCTGCTGCTAAATATGCAAGCATTCTTGCTATCGCACTTTCAAATATCAAGCAGTACTACGATGAGAAGTATGACAGAAACAACTTCATCAAGAATGTTATCCTCGATAACGTTCTCCCAGGAGACATCGTTATCAAGGCAAGAGAGCTCCACTTCAATGCCGAGATCAGCCGTGCTGTATTCCTTATCAGAATAATCTCAGCTAACGACATCTCTGCATATGATGTAATACAGAACCTCTTCCCTGACAAGAACAAGGACTTTGTCTTCAATATAACCGAGACTGATATCGTTCTCGTCAAGGAGCTCAAGAGCGCTGTTGACTCAAAGGACCTCGAAAAGCTGGCTCGCTCTATCGCTGATACACTCAGCAGCGAGTTCTATACAAGAGTAAACGTTGGTATCGGTACAGCCGTTGTCGGCGTTAAAGATCTTGCACGTTCATTCAAGGAAGCTCAGATGGCTCTTGAGGTCGGCAAGGTATTCGATACAGACAAGGTGATCGTTAGCTACGACAACCTTGGTATCGCTCGTCTTATCTACCACCTTCCCACAACTCTCTGCGAGACATTCCTCCACGAGGTATTCAAGGTGGGCAGCATCGAGTCTCTCGACCACGAAACACTCTTTACTATCCAGAAGTTCTTCGAGAACAACCTCAACGTTTCAGAAACATCAAGAAAGCTCTTCGTACACAGAAATACTCTCGTATACAGACTCGAAAAGATCAAGAAGCTCACAGGTCTCGATCTCCGCGAGTTCGATCACGCTATCATATTCAAGATCGCTCTCATGGTAAAGAAGTACCTGTCCGCTAATCCTGTAAAGTTCTGA
- the ftsE gene encoding cell division ATP-binding protein FtsE, translating to MVELKNVSVTYSSGVDALNNVSLKINDGDFAFVVGSSGAGKSTMIKLLLKEIDATSGVVTVNGYNLNKLKKRKIPEFRRTLGFVFQDFRLIPSMTVYENIAFVLRVIDAPIKYIRKRVPYVISLVGLHAKTNSYPDELSGGEKQRVAIARALVNDPQLIIADEPTGNIDPELSYEIVELLKGINDQGTTILMVTHEHDLVRHFGGRIINITEGEIVFDEVITGTGDELIPDIDSEITPEAMAVAISEAEAAEDTESADMVNTEEAIDLPIENMTADDIISAIGGIPDAAPKAEKEDMQKLADNIDVDLSPKPKSAEPTPQEMLAALTEKTEGGAE from the coding sequence TTGGTAGAACTTAAAAACGTATCCGTGACCTACTCCAGCGGCGTTGACGCTTTGAACAACGTCAGTCTGAAGATAAACGACGGCGACTTCGCTTTCGTTGTAGGTTCATCAGGTGCGGGAAAAAGTACTATGATAAAACTGCTTCTGAAGGAGATAGACGCTACCAGCGGTGTAGTTACCGTAAACGGCTATAACCTCAACAAGCTCAAAAAACGCAAGATACCTGAATTCCGCCGTACTCTCGGCTTCGTATTTCAGGATTTCCGCTTGATACCGTCAATGACAGTCTATGAGAACATCGCTTTCGTTCTCAGAGTTATCGACGCTCCCATCAAGTACATACGCAAGAGAGTCCCATACGTTATCAGTCTTGTAGGACTCCATGCAAAGACAAATTCTTACCCCGACGAGCTGTCGGGCGGTGAAAAGCAGCGTGTGGCTATTGCCCGTGCGCTGGTAAACGACCCCCAGCTCATAATCGCCGACGAGCCTACGGGTAATATCGACCCGGAGCTCTCCTACGAGATAGTTGAGCTCCTCAAGGGCATAAACGATCAGGGTACTACCATACTCATGGTAACTCATGAGCATGATCTTGTCCGTCACTTCGGCGGACGTATCATCAATATCACCGAGGGCGAAATAGTCTTCGATGAGGTCATCACAGGTACGGGTGACGAGCTTATACCCGATATTGACAGCGAGATAACTCCCGAGGCTATGGCTGTCGCTATCAGCGAAGCCGAGGCTGCCGAGGATACAGAGTCCGCGGATATGGTCAATACCGAGGAGGCTATCGACCTCCCTATCGAAAATATGACCGCCGATGATATAATATCAGCTATAGGCGGTATCCCCGATGCTGCCCCAAAGGCTGAAAAGGAAGATATGCAGAAGCTGGCAGACAATATC
- a CDS encoding D-alanine--D-alanine ligase family protein yields the protein MAKIKAAVIFGGTAREHALSLASAAEVIKNIPRDTYEVICIGITRKGRWLFFPGSPEEIADGTWEQNTDCTSAFISPDPLHRGIITIENGETSVKRIDVVLPILMGKKGGDGTIQGLLDLSGIPYVGSGVLACGSCMDKSHTHMIMDDHNIKTPEWALITQRELSELDKKCTEIADRFGCDLVVKPAKSGSNQGISFVKDMEGFLTAVKVAFSNDNKVIVEKYVHARKLEVAVIGYDNLICSPVGEIIASDKIYDPSDFNVSSGDDLTIPANITPETAKKAKEIATTAFKALGCKGMARVDLFLTDDGELLLNKIGTMPGLKSTSVFPKLMEQLGYDHEDLIDMLLEQAVENSDRNY from the coding sequence ATGGCAAAGATCAAAGCGGCTGTGATCTTCGGCGGCACTGCCCGGGAACACGCCCTTTCACTGGCCTCTGCCGCAGAGGTCATAAAGAACATACCACGAGACACCTATGAGGTCATCTGCATCGGCATCACCCGCAAGGGACGCTGGCTGTTCTTCCCCGGCTCGCCCGAGGAGATAGCTGACGGAACATGGGAACAGAATACCGACTGCACCTCGGCTTTCATTTCGCCCGATCCTCTCCACAGAGGCATCATAACCATTGAAAACGGCGAGACCTCAGTTAAAAGGATAGACGTCGTGCTCCCCATACTCATGGGCAAAAAGGGCGGCGACGGTACTATACAGGGACTTCTTGACCTGTCGGGCATACCCTACGTCGGCAGCGGCGTGCTCGCCTGCGGTTCATGCATGGATAAGTCCCATACACACATGATAATGGACGATCACAACATAAAGACTCCCGAATGGGCGCTCATCACTCAGCGTGAGCTGAGCGAGCTGGACAAGAAATGCACCGAGATCGCCGATAGGTTCGGCTGCGATCTGGTGGTAAAGCCTGCAAAGAGCGGCAGCAATCAGGGCATCAGCTTCGTAAAGGACATGGAGGGCTTTCTGACCGCTGTCAAGGTGGCTTTTTCCAACGACAACAAGGTCATAGTCGAAAAATACGTACATGCACGCAAGCTTGAAGTGGCAGTTATCGGCTACGATAACCTCATATGCTCACCTGTGGGAGAGATAATCGCCTCCGATAAAATATATGACCCAAGCGACTTCAACGTAAGCTCGGGCGACGATCTCACTATCCCTGCCAATATAACTCCCGAGACTGCAAAAAAGGCAAAGGAGATAGCAACTACAGCCTTCAAGGCTCTGGGCTGCAAGGGCATGGCAAGAGTTGACCTCTTCCTCACCGATGACGGAGAGCTGCTCCTGAACAAGATCGGCACTATGCCCGGACTTAAAAGCACCAGCGTTTTCCCGAAGCTTATGGAACAGCTGGGCTACGACCATGAGGACCTCATAGACATGCTCCTCGAGCAGGCTGTGGAGAACTCGGACAGAAATTACTGA
- the argS gene encoding arginine--tRNA ligase gives MSDLINSASLRLREIIMDALGVLVSEEAIPAVPLPSFNIEIPADKSHGDFAANTAMVCAKALKMPPRKIAELICEKLSLEGTIFEKAEVAGPGFLNFFLGRSWFSDVVRSVLEEGGDYGKTELGKGKKVLVEFVSANPTGPMHIGNARGGAIGDCLASVLQWAGYHAEREFYVNDAGNQIEKFGKSLELRYLQLCSPKGQELIAQYKDDTDKLCSVIYEGSGEGGEFQMPEDVYLGTDIIEHAKNFYDINGKAMESVSEEERRKALVDYALPINIAGLERDLKKYRIVYDNWFRESTVHEKNETKLVVDKLMEAGKAYEQDGAIWFKATEYGMDKDFVLKRSNGLYTYIVPDIAYHYNKLVTRGFDKAINVLGADHHGYVPRLKAALNALGVDETKLDVVLMQMVRLVRNGETVKLSKRSGKAITLVTLLDEIPIDAARFFFNLREANSQFEFDLGLAIEKTSQNPVYYVQYAHARICSMLRTLADEGINVPESADFDLLSDPREIELIRHLASLPREIDMAAKAYDPAKITKYAIDLATLFHRFYDACSVKNAETQQLRDARILLSVAVRQVLRNTLEILNIDRPEKM, from the coding sequence ATGTCAGACCTTATCAATTCCGCTTCCCTCCGTCTCCGTGAGATAATCATGGACGCTCTGGGAGTTCTGGTATCAGAGGAAGCTATCCCCGCAGTTCCCCTGCCCAGCTTCAACATCGAGATACCTGCGGACAAATCCCACGGCGATTTTGCTGCGAATACTGCAATGGTATGCGCAAAGGCACTGAAAATGCCACCCCGCAAGATAGCAGAGCTCATATGCGAGAAGCTCAGCCTTGAGGGCACTATCTTCGAAAAGGCAGAGGTGGCTGGTCCAGGATTCCTCAATTTCTTCCTTGGAAGAAGCTGGTTCTCAGACGTAGTCCGCAGCGTTCTTGAAGAGGGCGGCGACTACGGAAAGACCGAGCTTGGCAAGGGCAAGAAGGTCCTCGTTGAGTTCGTTTCCGCCAACCCCACAGGTCCTATGCATATCGGTAATGCAAGAGGCGGCGCTATCGGCGACTGTCTCGCAAGCGTGCTCCAGTGGGCAGGCTATCACGCAGAGCGCGAGTTCTACGTAAACGACGCAGGCAACCAGATAGAGAAGTTCGGCAAATCACTTGAGCTCAGATACTTACAGCTCTGCTCACCAAAGGGTCAGGAGCTCATTGCTCAGTACAAGGACGACACCGACAAGCTCTGCTCCGTAATATATGAGGGCAGCGGCGAGGGCGGAGAGTTCCAGATGCCCGAGGACGTTTACCTCGGTACAGACATCATCGAGCACGCCAAGAACTTCTACGATATAAACGGCAAGGCTATGGAGAGCGTATCCGAGGAGGAACGCCGCAAGGCTCTCGTTGACTACGCGCTTCCTATTAATATAGCAGGTCTGGAACGCGACCTTAAAAAGTACCGTATCGTTTACGATAACTGGTTCAGAGAGAGCACAGTCCACGAAAAGAACGAGACAAAGCTGGTCGTTGACAAGCTCATGGAAGCAGGTAAGGCTTACGAGCAGGACGGTGCGATATGGTTCAAGGCTACGGAATACGGAATGGACAAGGACTTCGTATTAAAGAGAAGCAACGGTCTTTACACATATATCGTTCCCGATATCGCTTACCACTACAACAAGCTGGTAACACGAGGCTTCGACAAGGCTATAAACGTCCTCGGCGCAGACCACCACGGATACGTACCGAGACTTAAAGCCGCTCTCAACGCTCTCGGCGTTGACGAGACAAAGCTTGATGTAGTTCTCATGCAGATGGTAAGACTTGTCCGCAACGGCGAGACAGTAAAGCTCTCAAAGAGAAGCGGCAAGGCTATCACGCTGGTAACTCTCCTTGATGAGATACCAATAGACGCCGCAAGATTCTTCTTCAATCTCCGTGAGGCTAATTCACAGTTTGAGTTCGACCTCGGTCTGGCAATCGAAAAGACCTCACAGAACCCTGTGTACTATGTTCAGTACGCACACGCAAGAATTTGCAGTATGCTCAGAACTCTGGCAGACGAGGGCATAAATGTTCCCGAATCAGCAGACTTTGACCTGCTTTCTGACCCTAGAGAGATAGAGCTTATCCGCCACCTTGCTTCGCTTCCCCGCGAGATAGATATGGCGGCTAAGGCCTACGATCCCGCAAAGATCACAAAGTACGCTATCGACCTTGCTACTCTGTTCCACCGCTTCTACGACGCATGCAGCGTAAAGAACGCAGAGACTCAGCAGCTCAGGGACGCACGTATCCTCCTCAGCGTTGCAGTACGTCAGGTACTGAGAAATACACTGGAGATACTCAATATTGACCGTCCAGAGAAGATGTAA
- a CDS encoding DUF1934 domain-containing protein, with translation MKNNVLISLTSIQWQENEKSETELLTKASLTRENGWDIISYEDTSATGFEGSVTTIKVDDSKNASITREGTANSVLSLEIGRKHFCQYGTPYGNLQIGVYTHAIENTLAENGRLYMKYTLDLNSSYLSDNEIIMTVQAQN, from the coding sequence TTGAAAAATAACGTATTGATCTCTCTTACGAGCATACAGTGGCAGGAGAACGAAAAGAGCGAGACCGAGCTGCTCACCAAGGCAAGCCTCACCCGCGAGAACGGCTGGGACATAATCTCCTATGAGGACACCTCGGCTACAGGCTTTGAGGGCTCCGTCACTACTATAAAGGTGGACGACAGCAAGAATGCTTCGATCACCCGTGAGGGAACAGCAAATTCAGTGCTCTCGCTGGAGATAGGACGCAAGCACTTCTGCCAGTACGGTACTCCCTACGGCAATTTGCAGATAGGCGTCTACACCCACGCTATAGAGAACACTCTTGCCGAAAATGGCAGGCTGTATATGAAATATACCCTTGATCTTAATTCCTCGTATCTTTCAGATAACGAGATAATCATGACAGTACAGGCTCAGAACTGA
- a CDS encoding glycoside hydrolase family 130 protein, producing the protein MADIKIIGTDLPSIPWQDKPQGCTSPLWRYTANPIIGRNPLPDVARIFNSAVMPYDGGYIGVFRGEQRNGIPHIYLGRSKDALHWEFDKEKIPFTDKSGKPFMPPYAYDPRLVKVDDTYYIMWCQDAYGPTIGIAKTADFKRFERVENPYLPYNRNAVLFPRKINGNFVMLSRPCDNGHTAFGDIFLSESPDMEFWGRHRHVMGRSGNWWESLKIGGGAAPIETDKGWLIFYHGVVNTCNGYVYSIGGAILDIDEPSKVLHRCENYLLTPEEEYEERGFVPNVCFPCAALTDANTGRIALYYGCADSYVGVAFTTAIEVYDYIIAHDKLQPEDDSLGIR; encoded by the coding sequence ATGGCGGATATTAAAATCATTGGAACAGACCTGCCCTCCATTCCGTGGCAGGATAAGCCGCAAGGCTGTACATCTCCCCTCTGGAGATACACCGCGAACCCCATAATAGGCAGAAATCCACTGCCCGATGTGGCAAGGATATTCAACAGCGCAGTCATGCCCTACGACGGCGGATATATAGGCGTATTCCGCGGAGAACAGCGCAACGGTATCCCTCACATCTATCTTGGCAGGAGCAAGGACGCTCTGCACTGGGAGTTCGACAAAGAGAAGATACCCTTCACCGATAAAAGCGGCAAGCCCTTCATGCCGCCCTATGCCTACGACCCGAGGCTTGTAAAGGTGGACGATACATATTACATCATGTGGTGTCAGGACGCATACGGACCCACTATCGGCATTGCAAAAACTGCTGATTTCAAGCGCTTTGAGCGCGTCGAGAACCCCTATCTCCCATATAACAGGAACGCCGTGCTTTTCCCTCGTAAGATAAACGGCAATTTCGTTATGCTGTCGCGCCCCTGCGACAACGGTCACACTGCTTTCGGCGACATCTTCCTCTCGGAAAGTCCCGATATGGAGTTCTGGGGACGTCACCGCCATGTCATGGGACGTTCAGGGAACTGGTGGGAAAGCCTTAAAATAGGGGGCGGAGCAGCTCCGATCGAGACCGATAAGGGCTGGCTCATATTCTATCATGGCGTGGTGAATACCTGCAACGGCTATGTTTACAGCATAGGCGGAGCTATACTTGATATAGACGAGCCCTCAAAGGTGCTCCACCGCTGCGAGAATTACCTGCTCACTCCCGAGGAGGAATACGAAGAGCGGGGCTTTGTACCCAATGTCTGCTTCCCCTGTGCAGCCCTTACCGACGCAAATACAGGACGCATTGCATTATACTACGGCTGCGCGGACAGCTATGTGGGTGTAGCTTTCACTACAGCAATCGAGGTGTACGACTACATTATCGCCCACGACAAGCTTCAGCCCGAGGACGATTCCCTCGGCATAAGATAA